A stretch of Pseudomonas sp. LRP2-20 DNA encodes these proteins:
- a CDS encoding ChaN family lipoprotein, with the protein MAHPLLCGSLLCLALALGGCQASLPPLPAWQSSEGRDNAELGQILDLASGQVISPEQLIEGLAAAPRVLVGEKHDNPDHHALQLWLLRALQQRRAQGSLLLEMLQPEQQARVDALMGQAQLPHDLPKALAWEDGWDWQLYGPIVREALQHPVPLLAANLSPAEMRQAYRRPSALPGTRSNAPAVRAALLEQVKQGHCGLLPESQLPAMLAVQQQRDRRMAERLLVAPQPALLFAGAYHARKDLGVPLHLADLGAKGVSKVVLLVEAGEQVGPGVADYVWYTAAMPEQDYCAQLRQ; encoded by the coding sequence ATGGCTCATCCTTTGCTGTGCGGTTCATTACTGTGCCTGGCGCTGGCGTTGGGTGGATGCCAGGCCAGCCTGCCGCCGTTGCCTGCCTGGCAGAGCAGCGAAGGGCGGGATAACGCCGAACTGGGGCAGATCCTCGATCTGGCCAGTGGCCAGGTGATCAGCCCTGAACAGCTGATCGAGGGCTTGGCTGCTGCGCCGCGGGTATTGGTCGGTGAGAAGCATGACAACCCGGACCATCACGCCTTGCAGCTGTGGTTGCTGCGTGCACTGCAGCAACGCCGGGCGCAGGGCAGTTTGCTGTTGGAAATGCTGCAACCCGAGCAGCAGGCCCGCGTCGATGCGCTCATGGGGCAGGCGCAATTGCCGCATGACCTGCCCAAGGCGTTGGCCTGGGAGGATGGCTGGGACTGGCAGCTATATGGCCCTATCGTGCGGGAGGCCTTGCAACACCCTGTGCCGCTGCTGGCGGCCAACCTGTCACCGGCAGAAATGCGCCAGGCCTATCGGCGCCCGTCGGCTCTGCCGGGAACCCGGTCAAATGCGCCAGCGGTCAGGGCGGCACTGCTGGAACAGGTGAAACAGGGGCATTGTGGCCTGCTGCCGGAAAGCCAGCTGCCAGCGATGCTGGCTGTGCAGCAACAGCGTGATCGGCGTATGGCCGAACGGCTGCTGGTAGCGCCGCAGCCAGCATTGCTGTTCGCCGGTGCGTACCACGCGCGCAAGGACCTGGGGGTGCCTTTGCATCTCGCCGATCTGGGCGCGAAGGGCGTGAGCAAGGTAGTGCTGCTGGTGGAGGCAGGCGAACAGGTCGGGCCTGGGGTGGCCGACTATGTCTGGTACACGGCAGCGATGCCTGAGCAGGACTATTGTGCCCAGTTGCGCCAATAG